The Blattabacterium cuenoti genome includes a region encoding these proteins:
- a CDS encoding 3-oxoacyl-ACP synthase III family protein, whose translation MIRSIITGTGHYLPKKIIKSDHFLRHKFYDKKGLKIDKSNGEIINKFQKITGIEERRYINEGLLNSDIATIAAKRALINSKIYKEKIDYIISSHNYGDIHPISCQSDFMPSIAARVKNKLQIKNKKCRPYDMIFGCPGWIEGMILADQLLQAKYAKNILVTSSETLSKVIDPHDRNAMIFSDGAGAAVLSAIEDFEDEKNGIIHYETQCNNNDELYYLTNGPSLNPNYKKSLLNIRMNGRRIYEYALTEVPNMLKNILDHANLHLKDIKKILIHQANAKMDYAILKRLLKLYNYTSINRDFESKIMPMTIKKFGNSSVATVPTLLDLIIHGKMPPHEIRPGDTILMASLGAGMNINGMIYRFPRKKQK comes from the coding sequence ATGATTCGATCAATCATTACAGGAACTGGGCATTATTTGCCAAAAAAAATTATAAAAAGCGATCATTTTTTAAGACATAAATTTTACGATAAAAAAGGATTAAAAATTGATAAGTCTAATGGAGAAATTATTAATAAGTTTCAAAAAATTACGGGAATAGAGGAAAGAAGATATATTAATGAAGGGTTATTAAATTCGGATATTGCTACAATTGCAGCAAAAAGAGCTTTGATTAATTCTAAAATTTATAAAGAGAAAATAGATTATATTATATCGTCTCATAATTATGGAGATATTCATCCTATTTCTTGTCAATCTGATTTTATGCCCTCTATAGCTGCTAGAGTAAAGAACAAACTTCAAATAAAAAATAAAAAATGTAGACCATATGATATGATTTTTGGTTGTCCAGGATGGATAGAGGGAATGATTCTTGCAGACCAGCTTTTACAAGCTAAATATGCTAAGAATATATTAGTTACCAGTTCAGAAACTTTATCTAAAGTTATAGATCCACATGATAGAAATGCTATGATTTTTTCGGATGGAGCTGGAGCAGCTGTTTTATCAGCTATAGAAGATTTTGAGGATGAAAAAAATGGAATTATTCATTATGAGACTCAATGCAATAATAACGATGAATTATATTACTTAACTAATGGACCTTCTTTAAATCCAAATTATAAAAAATCTCTGTTGAATATTAGAATGAATGGAAGAAGAATTTATGAATACGCATTGACAGAAGTCCCAAATATGTTAAAAAATATACTTGATCATGCCAATCTACATTTGAAAGATATTAAGAAAATTCTTATTCATCAAGCTAATGCAAAAATGGATTATGCAATTTTAAAAAGATTATTGAAATTGTATAATTATACATCTATAAATAGAGATTTTGAATCAAAAATAATGCCAATGACAATAAAAAAATTTGGAAATTCTTCTGTAGCTACTGTCCCTACTTTATTGGATTTGATTATTCATGGAAAAATGCCTCCTCATGAAATAAGACCTGGAGACACTATATTAATGGCGTCTCTAGGGGCAGGAATGAATATTAATGGAATGATTTACCGTTTTCCAAGAAAAAAACAAAAATAA